Below is a window of Paraburkholderia kururiensis DNA.
CGCGCTCGACTCGCGCTCGGAACGCGCGATCCAGCACGAACTCGACCAGATCGCGCGCAATCGCACGACGCTCATCATCGCGCACCGGCTTTCTACGGTCGTGCACGCACAGCAGATCATCGTGATGGATCGCGGGCGCATCGTGGAGCAGGGCACGCATGCGGAGTTGCTGCGCGCGGGCGGCCTGTTCGCGCAGATGTGGGCGCTTCAGCAGCAGCGTGCGGAACAGGAAGCGCGCGATGGGGACGGGGCGGGCGGAAGCGCGGAAGACGCGCCGCACGATGCGAGTGCGTTATCGCAGACGGAGACTAGCGGACGCGCTTGAGCCGGGCGTCCAGTTCGGCGAGTTGCGCGGGCGTGCCCACGTTTTCCCAGACGCCTTCGTAAAGCTCGCCTGTGACGAGCCCACGCGCAATCGACTCGCGATAGTACGGTTTCAGCGCACAGCGCGTGCCGCGCGGCAGTGCGTGGAACATGCGCGTGTCGTACAGGCCGATGTTGCCGAACGTGTAGCGCGGCGAGCCTTCGAGGGAGAGCGTGCCGCCCGCGCGGTCGTCCAGCGCGAAATCGCCCGACGGATGAAACGGCGGGTTCGGCACCATGACGAGATGCATGCCCGGCTCGGGCTGTGCGGCGAGCCGTTCGGCGTGCTGCGCGAGATGCGCGTAGTCGAAGTCGCTGTAGACGTCGCCGCTCACGGCGAGAAAGACTTCCGGCGTACCTGCGTCTTCGAGCAGCGGCAGCGCCTGCGCAATGCCGCCCGCCGTTTCCAGCGCCTCGTGCTCCGGCGAGTAGCGCAGCGCGACGCCCCAGCGCGAACCGTCACCGAGCCGCGCTTCGATCTGCGCCCCCAGCCACGCGTGATTGATCACGATGGTCGCAAAGCCAGCCTGCGCGAGCCTTTCGATCTGCCATTCGATCAACGGCTTGCCGCCAGCGGGCAGCAGCGGCTTCGGGCAGGTGTCGGTCAGCGGACGCATGCGTTCGCCGCGGCCGGCGGCGAAGATCATCGCCTTGCGGTTGAAGAGCGATTGGCTCATGGGTCAGAACGATCGGTCAGAACGTGTAGCCGACTTCGGCGCTGCGGCCTTCGAGCGAATCGAGCAGCTTCGCAAACGGCGCGAGCGGCGCGTAGCGCTGCGTCACCTTGCGCGCGTAGTTCACGAAGCGCGGCAGATCGGCCAGGTAATGCGGCTTGCCGTCGCGATAGTTGATACGGCAGAAAAGGCCCAGCACCTTGATGTGGCGTTGCAGGCCCATCCATTCGAGCTGCCGGTAGAACTCGCCGAAGTCTGCGTCGACGGGCAGGCCCGCCTTCTTCGCGCGCTCCCAGTACCACGCGAAGCAGTCCAGCTCGAAGGCCTCGTCCCACGACAGGAACGCGTCGCGCAGCAGCGAGACGACGTCGTAGGTGATGGGCCCGTACACGGCGTCCTGGAAGTCGATCACGCCAGGGTTCGGCGTGGCGATCATCAGATTGCGCGGCATGAAGTCACGCAGCATGAACACCTGGGGTTGCGCGCGTGCGCTCGCAATGAGCAGCGCGAAGGTGCGGTCCAGCACGCCGCGCGTCGCTTCATCTACGGTATGGCCCAGATGACGACCGATGTACCACTCGGGCATCAGCTCCATTTCGCGGCGCAGGAACGCTTCGTCGAACGGCGGCAGCACGTCTTCGCGCGATGCGAGTTGCCAGCGAATGAGCGCGTCGAGCGCGTCACGCATCAGTTGGCGCGGCGCGGGGCGGCCTGGGTCTGCCGCTGAGGTCGTGCCGTCCGGCGCCGCGCTCTTGAGCGCGTTCAGATACGAATCGGTGCCCATGTCGGTGACGAGCATGAAGCCCGCATCGAAGTCCGCCTCCAGCACGGTCGGCACATGCACGCCGGCATCGGCGAGCAGTTGCGCCACCTGGACGAACTCGCGGCACTTTTCGGGCGGCGGGGCGTCCACGGCAATCGCGGTTCCGCCTTGTTGCGTGCCGGCGGCGAGCCGGAAGTAGCGGCGAAAGCTGGCATCGGACGAAGCCGGCGCCAGCGTGGCCAGATCGAGCCCGTGCCGTGAGGCGCGGCCGCCAAGCCAGGCGGTGAGCAGATCGAGTCGGGGATCGGGGGAGCCGGGCGGGCGAAGGGCGGCAGCGTGGAGCGTCATGAAAACCGGGCGAAAACGGGAGGGGACAACGTATTGCCATATAATACCCCACGACTTTTTTGACGCGACTCGCGCCAAAGCCCCGAACAAACGGTTCGCCCGCCCGCTTCCTACCTTCATCGCAGAGCGCTTGCCCGATGAATTGTTAATGGTTGTGCATTCCAACTGTCACGGTTCGATTGCGCGAGGCGGCAGATCGTGAGCCGAAGGGCGCCCGGCCGGGCCGATCCGCCAAAACCTTACATGCCGCCCAGACAGTTTTTCCAGACGATCTCCTCCAGTGACGACTGCGTGCCGGGCAAAAGGCGGCTCATCGCGGCGCTCGTGGCCGTGCCGGGCTTCGTGCCCGCGTTCGCGCACGCCCAGCTCGCCGGGGACGCCGCGCAGCCACAGGCGCTCGACGGCCCGTGGAGCCTGCGCCTCGCGCCCCAGCTCGAAGAACATCCGGTGGCATCCGGCCAGCGTCCGGCGACGTTCGTGCTGGGCGACAGCACGACGGGCACGGCCAATCAGGACATCGCCGCGAAGGGTTCGGCCGAGGTGCGTCACAACACGGCCATCGTCAAGGCGGACGCGCTCCACTACGACGAAGACACCGACATGGCCGATGCGTACGGCCACGTGCGCATCACCCAGAACGGCAACACGTTCGTCGGCCCCGAGGCGCACCTCAAGGTGGAGTCGAGCGAAGGCTTCATGACCGCGCCGAAGTACCACTTCACGCTGACGGGCGGCTCAGGCAGCGCGGAACGCGTGGACCTGATCGACAACGAACGGTCGGTGTTCACGAAGGGCACCTACACGGCGTGCCGCTGCGAGTCGGACCCGGCCTGGTACATCAAGGGCACGGAGTTCGACTTCGACACGGGCGCCGACGAAGGCGTGGCCCACAACGGCGTGCTGTTCTTCCAGGGCCTGCCCATCTTCGCGAGCCCGTGGCTGTCGTTCCCGCTTTCCGGCGACCGGCGCAGCGGCCTCTTGCCGCCCACCTTCTCGCTCAGCTCGAACAACGGCTTCGAGCTTTCGGTGCCGTACTACTTCAACATCGCGCCGAACCGCGATGCCACGATCACGCCGCGCATCATCTCGAAGCGCGGCGTGCTCACGCAGGTCAACTACCGTTATCTGTCGCCCAACTACGCCGGCCAGATTACAGGCGAGCTCCTGCCGAACGACGCGATCACGAAGACCAACCGCTACGCGCTGTACATCCAGCACAACCAGAATTTCGGCGGCGGGTTCGGCGGCTACGTGTACTACAACAAGGTCTCGGACAACACGTATCCGGAAGACCTGGCGGGCACGTCCACGCAGTTCATCAACGGGCTGCAGACGACGTATCAGCAGGAAGCGGGGCTCACGTACAACAACGGCCCGTGGTCGGTGCTCGCGCGCTGGCAGCACTGGCAGACGCTCGCGCCTTCGGCGCCGCCGTACGGCCGCGAGCCCGAGCTCAACGTGAAGTACGCGAAGTACAACGTGGGCGGCTTCGACTTCGGCGCGGAAGCCGACTACTCGCGCTTTCGCATCACGACGCAGGACGCGACGCAGGGCGACCGTATCGTCTTCAATCCGTACGTGTCGTACTCGGTCGTGGGCCCCGGCTACTTCGTCACGCCGAAGGTGCAGTGGCACTTTGCGTCGTACAACCTGAGCAATATCGGTACGGGGTCGCCGGCGGGCCAGCCGAAGGACTTCACCGAGCAAGTGCCCACGTTCAGCTTCGACAGCGGGCTGATCTTCGACCGCTCGGTGCGCGTGTTCGGCGAGGATTACATCCAGACGCTCGAGCCGCGGCTCTATTACGTCTACACGCCGTACCACAACCAGAACTTCGCGCCGGTTTTCGACACCGCCGAATCGGACTTCGGGCTGGCGGAAATCTTCACGCCGAACACGTTCGTCGGCAACGACCGCATCGCCGACGCGAACCGCATCACTGCCGCCCTCACCACGCGCTTCCTCAACCCGGCGACGGGCGACGAGCGCGCGCGCTTCGTGATCGCGCAGCAGTACTACTTCCGCGACCAGCGCGTCACGCTGCTGCCGGGGCAGGCCACGTCGGAAGCCACGACGCACTCGGACCTGATTCTGGGCGCCGCGCTCAAGCTCGGGGCCGGTTTCGCTTCGGAAACGGCGTTCCAATATAATGCCGACAACAATCAGCTGACGAAGGCGAGCGTGGGTTTCGGCTTCAGTCCGGGCACCTCGCGTGTCGTGAACGTCGCCTATCGCTACACGCGCCAGAACACGACGCTCACCAACGAGCCGATCAACCAGATTCTGATTTCGGGGCAATGGCCGCTCTCGCACCGCGTGTACGGTGTGGCCCGCTTCAATTACGACCTGGGCGGGCACCGCATCGTGGACGGCCTCGTCGGCATGCAGTACGACGCGGACTGTTGGGTGCTCGGCGTGGGTATCCAGCGCTACGCGAACGGGGTGAACACGGTAGGCAATCAGACCACCGGCACGCGCTTTCTGGCGCAGCTCACGCTCAAAGGGCTCTCGAACGTCGACAACGGCCTCGTTGCTGCGTTCCGCGCGGGCGTGGCGGGCTACACGCCGCTGCCGCCGGCTCCGCCGCCCGATTCACGTTTCACCAACTACGAATGACACATGACCGCGGCGCAGCAGGCACGACGATGCGTGGGCAATGCGTCATCGAACGCGAGTAGACGGGCGAAGCGGCCCGCCATCTTTGGAGTATCTGTGGGAATCATGAAAAAGCTTCGCCTGGCAGCATGGGCTGCCACTTTCGCCGCCGCGGCGTATTTCCTGCCGGTCGCGCCGGCGAGTGCTCAGGCACTGAGCGCCCCGAACAACGGCCAGCTGGCCGACACGATCGCGGCAGTGGTCAACGACGGGGTCATCACGCAGCGCGAGCTGGACGAACGGGCAGGCCTCGTCGCGCGGCGTCTCACGCAGCAGGGCGCGCCCGTGCCGCCGACGGACCAGCTGCGCCTCCAGGTGCTCAATCAGATGGTGCTCGAACGCATCCAGCTGCAGAAGGCGAAGGAAGACGGCATCGTGATCGACGACGCCACCGTGCAGCGCACGCTCGCCCGCCTCGCCCAGGCCAACAACATGGATCTCGCCACGTACCGCGCGCGGATCGAGGCCGAAGGCGTGCGCTGGAGCACGTTCACGAACGACGCACGCACCGAGCTCACGCTCTCGAAGCTGCGCGAGAAGGAAGTGGACAGCAAGATCACCGTGTCGGACGGCGAGGTCGCGAACTACATCGCGAGCCAGCGCGGGCCGAACGCCGGTCTCACGAGCGATCTGCGCTTCGAGCACATTCTGCTCAAGGCGCCGCAGAATGCGCCGCAGACCGAGATCGAGGCCGCGCAGCAGAAGGCGCAGGCGCTGCTGCAACAGGCGCTGGGCGGTGCCAACTTCGAAAAGCTCGCGAAGTCCGACTCGCAGGCAAGCGATGCAGGCAAGGGCGGCGACATGGGCTTTCAACCCACCTCGAAGCTGCCGGCCGAATTCGTGACGGCGGCTTCCACGCTGCGTCCGGGCCAGGTGAACCCGTCGGTGATCCGCACCGGTGACGGTTTCGAAATCGTGCGCCTGATGGAGCGCCGCTCAGGCCAGGGCTCGCCTTCGGCGGACGCCTCGCACCTCACGCAGACGCACGTGCGCCACATCCTGCTGCGCGTGGGCGACGGCATGTCCGAGCCGCAGGCGCGCCAGAAGCTGCTCGAGATTCGCCGTGAGGTGCTGGCGGGCGGCGATTTCGCCAAGTTCGCGCGCACCTACTCGCAGGACGGCTCTTCTTCGCAGGGCGGCGATCTGGGCTGGATCAGCCCGGGCGAGACGGTGCCTGAATTCGAGCGCGCCATGAATTCGCTGCAGGACGGCCAGGTAAGCGAGCCGGTTCGCACCGAGTACGGCTACCACCTGATCCAGGTGCTGGGCCGCCGCGAAGCGCAGGGGTCGGTCGCACAGCAGATCGACCTCGCACGCCAGGCCATCGGCCAGCGCAAGGCGGAGCAGGCCTACGCCGACTGGCTGCGTCAGCTGCGCGACAGCGCCTATGTGGACTACAAGGTCGGCATGCCGTCCCTACAATAGACGGTAACGTCCGCCGTCCACTCCACGCCATGACTGCCGCCTCGACTCCTTCGTCCGCCGCCGGCGCTGCGCAAGCGCCGCTGCAAATCGCCATCACGACCGGCGAGCCAGCCGGCGTGGGGCCCGAGCTGACGGCGGCGGCACT
It encodes the following:
- the murU gene encoding N-acetylmuramate alpha-1-phosphate uridylyltransferase MurU translates to MSQSLFNRKAMIFAAGRGERMRPLTDTCPKPLLPAGGKPLIEWQIERLAQAGFATIVINHAWLGAQIEARLGDGSRWGVALRYSPEHEALETAGGIAQALPLLEDAGTPEVFLAVSGDVYSDFDYAHLAQHAERLAAQPEPGMHLVMVPNPPFHPSGDFALDDRAGGTLSLEGSPRYTFGNIGLYDTRMFHALPRGTRCALKPYYRESIARGLVTGELYEGVWENVGTPAQLAELDARLKRVR
- a CDS encoding aminoglycoside phosphotransferase family protein, with the protein product MTLHAAALRPPGSPDPRLDLLTAWLGGRASRHGLDLATLAPASSDASFRRYFRLAAGTQQGGTAIAVDAPPPEKCREFVQVAQLLADAGVHVPTVLEADFDAGFMLVTDMGTDSYLNALKSAAPDGTTSAADPGRPAPRQLMRDALDALIRWQLASREDVLPPFDEAFLRREMELMPEWYIGRHLGHTVDEATRGVLDRTFALLIASARAQPQVFMLRDFMPRNLMIATPNPGVIDFQDAVYGPITYDVVSLLRDAFLSWDEAFELDCFAWYWERAKKAGLPVDADFGEFYRQLEWMGLQRHIKVLGLFCRINYRDGKPHYLADLPRFVNYARKVTQRYAPLAPFAKLLDSLEGRSAEVGYTF
- a CDS encoding LPS-assembly protein LptD; protein product: MPPRQFFQTISSSDDCVPGKRRLIAALVAVPGFVPAFAHAQLAGDAAQPQALDGPWSLRLAPQLEEHPVASGQRPATFVLGDSTTGTANQDIAAKGSAEVRHNTAIVKADALHYDEDTDMADAYGHVRITQNGNTFVGPEAHLKVESSEGFMTAPKYHFTLTGGSGSAERVDLIDNERSVFTKGTYTACRCESDPAWYIKGTEFDFDTGADEGVAHNGVLFFQGLPIFASPWLSFPLSGDRRSGLLPPTFSLSSNNGFELSVPYYFNIAPNRDATITPRIISKRGVLTQVNYRYLSPNYAGQITGELLPNDAITKTNRYALYIQHNQNFGGGFGGYVYYNKVSDNTYPEDLAGTSTQFINGLQTTYQQEAGLTYNNGPWSVLARWQHWQTLAPSAPPYGREPELNVKYAKYNVGGFDFGAEADYSRFRITTQDATQGDRIVFNPYVSYSVVGPGYFVTPKVQWHFASYNLSNIGTGSPAGQPKDFTEQVPTFSFDSGLIFDRSVRVFGEDYIQTLEPRLYYVYTPYHNQNFAPVFDTAESDFGLAEIFTPNTFVGNDRIADANRITAALTTRFLNPATGDERARFVIAQQYYFRDQRVTLLPGQATSEATTHSDLILGAALKLGAGFASETAFQYNADNNQLTKASVGFGFSPGTSRVVNVAYRYTRQNTTLTNEPINQILISGQWPLSHRVYGVARFNYDLGGHRIVDGLVGMQYDADCWVLGVGIQRYANGVNTVGNQTTGTRFLAQLTLKGLSNVDNGLVAAFRAGVAGYTPLPPAPPPDSRFTNYE
- a CDS encoding peptidylprolyl isomerase — translated: MKKLRLAAWAATFAAAAYFLPVAPASAQALSAPNNGQLADTIAAVVNDGVITQRELDERAGLVARRLTQQGAPVPPTDQLRLQVLNQMVLERIQLQKAKEDGIVIDDATVQRTLARLAQANNMDLATYRARIEAEGVRWSTFTNDARTELTLSKLREKEVDSKITVSDGEVANYIASQRGPNAGLTSDLRFEHILLKAPQNAPQTEIEAAQQKAQALLQQALGGANFEKLAKSDSQASDAGKGGDMGFQPTSKLPAEFVTAASTLRPGQVNPSVIRTGDGFEIVRLMERRSGQGSPSADASHLTQTHVRHILLRVGDGMSEPQARQKLLEIRREVLAGGDFAKFARTYSQDGSSSQGGDLGWISPGETVPEFERAMNSLQDGQVSEPVRTEYGYHLIQVLGRREAQGSVAQQIDLARQAIGQRKAEQAYADWLRQLRDSAYVDYKVGMPSLQ